One window from the genome of Castellaniella sp. MT123 encodes:
- a CDS encoding type II toxin-antitoxin system HicB family antitoxin — MKNIMIIDGHQAVIEYDSELEMFRGEFIGLNGGADFYASDIPGLHREGATSLRIFLEECARHGVKPTRNFSGRFVLRVPPEIHQAATTAAAAHGESLNQWVVALIKEAVQA; from the coding sequence GTGAAGAACATCATGATCATCGACGGACATCAGGCTGTCATCGAATATGACTCGGAACTGGAGATGTTCCGGGGAGAATTCATTGGCCTCAATGGCGGGGCGGATTTCTATGCGTCAGACATCCCCGGACTTCATCGGGAAGGCGCAACATCACTGCGCATTTTCCTGGAGGAATGCGCCAGGCACGGGGTCAAACCCACGCGGAATTTCTCAGGGCGGTTTGTCCTGCGGGTGCCGCCCGAAATCCACCAGGCAGCCACCACCGCTGCAGCCGCCCATGGCGAAAGCCTGAATCAGTGGGTTGTCGCTCTGATCAAAGAAGCTGTCCAGGCGTAA
- a CDS encoding amino acid ABC transporter permease — protein MNYTFQFGPVLEAWPLLLHGTWMTIQLSALAMIFGGVVAVLCAWGKTSGPAPVRAVIQIYIELIRNTPFLVQLFFFFFALPAIGVRWSPYMAALVAMVVNLGAYATEIVRAGIEAVPRGQIEAGQALNLTRAEIFRFIILKPALRTIYPALTSQFILLMLASSVVSVISADDLTSVAATLQSDTFRSFEIYIVITVIYLLLTLFFSYVFHRIHTRFLHYPDGR, from the coding sequence ATGAATTACACCTTCCAGTTCGGCCCTGTTCTCGAGGCCTGGCCGCTGCTGTTGCACGGCACCTGGATGACGATCCAGCTGTCCGCCCTGGCGATGATTTTCGGTGGGGTGGTGGCGGTGCTGTGCGCCTGGGGCAAGACATCCGGGCCGGCGCCGGTGCGGGCCGTGATCCAGATCTATATCGAACTCATCCGCAACACGCCGTTTCTCGTCCAGCTGTTCTTTTTCTTCTTTGCGCTACCGGCCATCGGCGTGCGCTGGTCGCCCTACATGGCGGCCCTGGTGGCCATGGTGGTCAACCTGGGCGCCTATGCCACCGAAATCGTGCGTGCCGGCATCGAGGCCGTCCCCCGCGGGCAGATCGAGGCAGGCCAGGCGCTGAACCTGACCCGCGCGGAGATCTTCCGCTTCATCATCCTCAAACCCGCCCTGCGCACGATCTATCCGGCGCTCACCAGCCAGTTCATCCTGCTGATGCTGGCCTCCAGCGTGGTATCGGTCATTTCCGCCGATGACCTGACCTCGGTGGCGGCTACCCTGCAATCCGACACCTTCCGCAGCTTCGAGATCTATATTGTCATCACCGTGATCTACCTGCTCCTGACCCTGTTCTTTTCCTATGTCTTCCACCGGATCCACACCCGGTTCCTGCACTATCCGGACGGTCGGTGA
- a CDS encoding DUF2818 family protein yields MMLSVAAWLVILGALVLANLPFLVDRPLAPWPWGRATRAFGGALRWAIGLGFLVLLGLWSWGTIRLVGGAFGGVGSLLFVIKLIVSVALVALLLSAPGWIADRSARAASARASASGKPFIDRFLEVLVGYVLIGSLGFTLELDLGNAFPQGWEFYAVTLALFLVLAYPGFVWRYLLQRRRH; encoded by the coding sequence ATGATGTTATCGGTCGCCGCCTGGTTGGTGATTCTGGGCGCGCTGGTGCTGGCCAATCTGCCGTTTCTGGTTGACCGGCCGCTGGCGCCCTGGCCCTGGGGCCGGGCGACGCGTGCGTTCGGTGGCGCGTTGCGCTGGGCCATCGGCCTGGGGTTTCTGGTGCTGCTGGGCTTGTGGTCGTGGGGTACGATCCGGCTGGTGGGCGGCGCGTTCGGCGGCGTCGGCAGCTTGTTGTTCGTGATCAAACTGATCGTCAGCGTTGCGCTGGTGGCGCTGTTGTTGTCCGCGCCGGGCTGGATCGCGGACCGATCCGCGCGTGCCGCGTCGGCACGGGCCTCGGCATCCGGCAAGCCGTTCATCGATCGATTCCTCGAAGTCCTCGTGGGTTATGTGCTGATCGGTTCACTGGGGTTCACCCTGGAACTCGACCTGGGCAATGCCTTTCCCCAGGGCTGGGAATTCTACGCCGTGACGCTGGCGCTGTTTCTGGTGCTGGCGTATCCGGGCTTCGTCTGGCGTTATCTGCTGCAGCGGCGCCGGCACTGA
- the nuoN gene encoding NADH-quinone oxidoreductase subunit NuoN, translated as MQNLFDFALATPEIVLLVLTGAVLLIDGFGNDPNRRMTFMLTMGTVLVAVVVSWNQWANQVHGRTFSDLYVADSLGHFLKILSAIAVGVTLIYGRAYAEKRDMVTRGGELYSLTLLMLLGEFIMISAGSMLTVYLGVELMSFALYALVALRRDHLASVEAAMKYYVLGCLASGILLYGMSMIYGATGQLGLAEIAQVIRDGGAQRLPLVFGVVFIVSGLAFKLTAAPFHMWTPDVYQGAPTTVTLLVGAAPKFAAFAITLRLLIEALHGIAIDWQPMLLIMAALSLAIGNIVAIAQTNFKRMLAYSTISHMGFVFLGLLSGVYEGQAGASAAAYGASLFYIVIYVLTTLSTFGLIMLMSRQGFECEEIADLKGLNRRNPVLAGVLLIAMFSLAGIPPLSGFYAKLVVLQALIGAGHVTLAVFAVMMSLIGAFYYLRVVKMAYFDEPDDGVTLGAGTVAARSVMSLNGLLVIGLGILPGGLMALCVDVIRQSLVF; from the coding sequence ATGCAAAATCTTTTCGACTTCGCGCTGGCGACCCCCGAGATCGTGCTGCTGGTGCTCACCGGGGCGGTTCTGCTGATCGATGGGTTCGGTAACGATCCCAACCGTCGCATGACCTTCATGCTGACCATGGGCACCGTACTGGTCGCCGTGGTGGTGTCCTGGAACCAATGGGCCAACCAGGTTCACGGCCGTACCTTCAGCGACCTGTATGTCGCGGATTCCCTCGGGCACTTCCTGAAGATCCTGTCGGCTATCGCGGTAGGCGTGACTCTGATCTACGGCCGTGCCTATGCGGAAAAGCGCGACATGGTCACGCGCGGCGGCGAGCTCTATTCCCTGACGCTGCTGATGCTGCTGGGCGAGTTCATCATGATCTCGGCCGGCAGCATGCTGACGGTGTACCTGGGTGTGGAACTGATGTCCTTCGCCCTGTACGCCCTGGTGGCGCTGCGCCGCGATCATCTGGCCTCGGTCGAGGCCGCCATGAAGTACTACGTGCTGGGCTGTCTGGCATCCGGCATCCTGCTCTACGGCATGTCCATGATCTATGGCGCCACGGGGCAGCTGGGGCTGGCCGAGATCGCCCAGGTCATCCGTGACGGCGGGGCACAGCGCCTGCCGCTGGTGTTCGGTGTGGTGTTCATCGTCTCCGGCCTGGCGTTCAAGCTGACGGCCGCGCCGTTCCACATGTGGACGCCGGACGTCTATCAGGGCGCGCCGACCACGGTCACGCTGCTGGTGGGCGCGGCGCCGAAATTCGCCGCCTTCGCCATCACGCTGCGCCTGCTGATCGAAGCGCTGCACGGCATCGCCATCGACTGGCAGCCGATGCTGCTGATCATGGCGGCGCTGTCGCTGGCGATCGGCAACATCGTGGCCATCGCGCAGACCAACTTCAAGCGCATGCTGGCCTATTCCACGATCTCGCACATGGGTTTCGTGTTCCTGGGCCTGTTGTCGGGCGTCTACGAAGGACAGGCTGGCGCCAGTGCCGCCGCCTATGGCGCATCGCTCTTCTACATCGTCATCTACGTCCTGACGACGCTGTCCACTTTCGGTCTGATCATGCTGATGTCCCGTCAGGGCTTCGAGTGCGAGGAAATCGCCGACCTGAAGGGCCTGAATCGCCGCAATCCGGTGCTGGCGGGCGTGCTGTTGATCGCCATGTTCTCGCTGGCCGGGATTCCGCCGCTGTCGGGTTTCTATGCCAAGCTCGTGGTGTTGCAGGCCTTGATTGGCGCCGGCCACGTGACGCTGGCGGTATTCGCCGTGATGATGTCGCTGATCGGCGCCTTCTACTACCTGCGCGTGGTGAAGATGGCCTACTTCGACGAACCGGACGATGGTGTGACGCTTGGCGCCGGCACGGTGGCGGCGCGCAGCGTGATGTCCCTCAACGGTCTGCTGGTGATCGGTCTGGGCATTCTGCCGGGCGGTCTGATGGCACTGTGCGTGGATGTCATCCGTCAGTCGCTGGTGTTTTAA
- a CDS encoding SIS domain-containing protein, with product MNAPILPELRARLPHLSRAATRVARLVIARPADASRMAISEVALAAEVSEPTVIRLCRALGCAGWPDFKIRLAASLMNGVPYVHSALDPDEGIASLTGKVFDNAISALLRVRDMLDPRQVEAAIDRLTAARRIEFYGIGNSGIVAADAQHKFFRFDLSVAAYADSHTQGMAASLLGPRDALVAISHSGRSRELLEAVGLARANGCPVIAITASDSPLATLASILLRADTQEDTALYSPMISRLAHLAIIDVLALGLALRRGDQASLVLARTKQSLENKRQP from the coding sequence ATGAACGCCCCAATCCTTCCCGAGCTGCGCGCCCGCCTGCCCCATCTCAGCCGCGCGGCCACCCGCGTCGCACGGCTGGTCATTGCCCGCCCCGCCGATGCATCGCGCATGGCGATCAGCGAGGTCGCCCTGGCCGCGGAAGTCAGCGAACCCACCGTCATCCGGCTGTGCCGCGCGCTGGGCTGCGCCGGGTGGCCGGATTTCAAGATCCGGCTGGCCGCAAGCCTGATGAACGGCGTGCCGTACGTGCATTCCGCGCTGGACCCGGACGAAGGCATCGCTTCGCTCACGGGGAAAGTCTTCGACAACGCAATCTCGGCCCTGCTGCGGGTGCGCGACATGCTGGACCCTCGCCAGGTCGAGGCCGCCATCGACCGGCTGACGGCGGCGCGGCGCATCGAGTTCTACGGCATCGGGAATTCCGGCATCGTCGCAGCCGACGCCCAGCACAAGTTCTTCCGCTTCGATCTGTCGGTCGCCGCCTACGCCGACAGTCATACCCAGGGCATGGCGGCGTCCTTGCTGGGGCCCCGGGATGCACTGGTCGCCATCTCGCATTCCGGCCGTTCGCGCGAACTGCTCGAAGCCGTGGGGCTGGCCCGCGCCAACGGATGTCCGGTGATCGCCATCACGGCGTCGGATTCCCCGCTGGCCACACTCGCATCCATCCTGTTGCGCGCCGACACGCAGGAAGACACCGCGCTCTACAGCCCGATGATCTCGCGCCTGGCGCATCTGGCGATCATCGACGTGCTGGCCCTGGGGCTTGCCCTGAGGCGCGGCGACCAGGCCAGCCTGGTGCTGGCCAGAACCAAACAAAGCCTGGAAAACAAGCGTCAGCCCTGA
- a CDS encoding substrate-binding domain-containing protein — protein MSRFLNHRDALLSPEIAQRVAAAIQALSYSPSPMAQALKRGRSRLVGLVVADITNPYSVAVLSGAEQACRQAGFLMMLFNLGNDQERESVGLRVLSTYQVEGFILNTMGLEPGAVVAQALQGRPVVLVDRLRQGLDVDFVSLDNRQAIGACVEHLVEAGYGEFLFVSEPLDRVSSRQERVQAFDALRTSLSGRIEGRWIETHVGDHAGLLSALRDLRARAVRPPALIAGNAVVTMRIVAAVAELGWRLGRDIGLIGIDDTPWAPYVGPGISALAQPTDALGGLAAQCLIERMAGLDSPARAIRLPGALMARGSTRLG, from the coding sequence GTGTCCCGTTTCCTCAATCACCGCGACGCCCTGTTGTCGCCGGAGATCGCCCAGCGGGTCGCCGCTGCGATCCAGGCCCTGTCCTATAGCCCCAGTCCGATGGCCCAGGCCCTGAAGCGGGGGCGTTCGCGGTTGGTCGGGCTCGTCGTCGCCGATATCACCAACCCCTATTCGGTGGCGGTGCTCAGCGGCGCGGAACAGGCCTGCCGCCAGGCGGGATTCCTGATGATGCTGTTCAATCTCGGCAACGACCAGGAACGCGAAAGTGTCGGCCTGCGAGTCCTGTCCACGTATCAGGTCGAGGGGTTCATCCTCAACACGATGGGCCTGGAGCCGGGCGCGGTGGTGGCTCAGGCTCTGCAGGGGCGACCGGTCGTGCTGGTGGATCGCCTGCGCCAGGGGCTGGATGTCGATTTCGTGTCCCTGGACAACCGGCAGGCGATCGGCGCGTGCGTCGAACACCTCGTCGAGGCCGGCTACGGCGAGTTCCTGTTCGTCAGCGAGCCGCTGGACCGGGTCAGTTCCCGGCAGGAACGTGTGCAGGCTTTCGACGCATTGCGGACTTCGTTGTCGGGGCGGATCGAGGGGCGCTGGATCGAGACGCATGTGGGCGATCACGCCGGGCTGCTGAGCGCATTGCGTGACCTGCGGGCCCGGGCGGTCCGCCCGCCCGCTCTGATCGCCGGCAACGCGGTCGTCACCATGCGGATCGTCGCCGCCGTGGCGGAACTGGGCTGGCGGCTGGGTCGGGACATCGGCCTGATCGGCATCGACGACACCCCCTGGGCGCCGTATGTCGGGCCGGGGATCAGCGCGCTGGCACAGCCGACGGACGCGCTGGGCGGCCTGGCCGCTCAATGCCTGATCGAACGCATGGCGGGCCTGGATTCCCCCGCCCGCGCCATCCGCCTGCCTGGCGCTCTGATGGCGCGCGGTTCGACGCGCCTGGGCTGA
- a CDS encoding amino acid ABC transporter permease: MRTFGTSDFWYIVQATQWTVLLSLVAFIGGGLVGLAAALARTGTNRIARAISVGFIQLFRGTPLLLQLFLVFFGAPVIGLEVDPWVAAAVALALNAGAFLGEIWRGCIEAVPRGQWEAAAALGLKYRYLLRDVILPQALKIAVPPTVGYLVQVIKGTSLAAIIGFTELTRAGQIVNNATFEPMMVFSIVAALYFLLCWPLSLLAGRMERRLATSQARGS; this comes from the coding sequence ATGCGGACATTCGGAACTTCTGATTTCTGGTACATCGTCCAGGCCACCCAATGGACCGTGCTGCTGTCGCTGGTCGCTTTCATCGGCGGCGGGCTGGTCGGTCTCGCGGCGGCGCTGGCGCGGACGGGCACGAACCGGATCGCGCGGGCCATCTCCGTCGGCTTCATCCAGCTGTTTCGTGGCACTCCTTTGCTGCTGCAGCTGTTTCTCGTGTTCTTCGGCGCGCCGGTCATAGGCCTCGAGGTCGATCCCTGGGTTGCCGCAGCCGTCGCGCTGGCCCTGAATGCAGGCGCATTCCTGGGCGAAATCTGGCGTGGCTGCATCGAGGCGGTCCCCCGGGGCCAATGGGAAGCCGCCGCCGCCTTGGGGTTGAAATACCGTTATCTGTTGCGTGACGTGATCTTGCCGCAGGCACTGAAGATCGCCGTGCCGCCCACGGTTGGCTACCTGGTGCAGGTCATCAAGGGCACGTCGCTCGCGGCCATCATCGGCTTCACCGAATTGACCCGGGCCGGGCAGATCGTCAACAACGCCACATTCGAACCTATGATGGTTTTTTCCATCGTGGCTGCCCTGTATTTCCTGCTGTGCTGGCCGCTGTCGCTGCTGGCTGGGCGGATGGAACGGCGCCTGGCGACATCCCAGGCGCGCGGATCATAA
- the serB gene encoding phosphoserine phosphatase SerB: MAHIILQAPRLMAADIERLAAIACADGVQELAPTAMRLLNVDSSARDEVMAMAQAAHVDAAWLESVHRLSDCKVLAMDMDSTLINIECIDEIADAVGRKAEVAAITEASMRGEIKDFSESLRRRVALLRGVPESALEQVFIQRLRLNPGAEKLIEAARAHGLKTLLVSGGFTFFSERLRRGLALDEAHANTLEVADGVLTGRVLGDIVDGAAKARHLQALAQSLDASPEQIIVLGDGSNDLPMMAQAYYSVAYRAKPVVRAQARFALDVSPLDAVLNWFRRQH; this comes from the coding sequence ATGGCACACATCATCCTGCAGGCTCCGCGCCTGATGGCGGCGGACATCGAACGGCTGGCGGCGATCGCCTGCGCGGATGGCGTGCAGGAACTGGCTCCGACGGCGATGCGCCTGCTGAATGTGGATTCGTCCGCCCGCGACGAAGTGATGGCCATGGCGCAGGCTGCGCACGTGGATGCCGCCTGGCTGGAATCGGTGCATCGGCTGTCGGACTGCAAGGTGCTGGCGATGGATATGGATTCCACCTTGATCAACATCGAGTGCATCGACGAGATCGCCGACGCGGTGGGGCGCAAGGCCGAGGTCGCCGCCATCACCGAAGCCAGCATGCGGGGCGAAATCAAGGATTTTTCCGAAAGCCTGCGGCGCCGGGTGGCGCTGCTGCGTGGCGTGCCCGAATCGGCGCTGGAGCAGGTCTTTATCCAGCGTCTGCGGCTGAATCCGGGTGCGGAAAAATTGATCGAAGCCGCCCGCGCGCATGGTCTGAAGACGTTGCTGGTGTCGGGCGGGTTCACCTTCTTCAGCGAACGTCTGCGCCGGGGCCTGGCACTGGACGAGGCACATGCCAATACGCTGGAAGTCGCGGACGGCGTGCTGACGGGCCGGGTGCTGGGCGACATCGTCGATGGCGCGGCCAAGGCGCGTCATCTGCAGGCGCTGGCGCAATCGCTGGATGCCTCGCCCGAGCAGATCATCGTGCTGGGCGACGGATCGAACGACCTGCCGATGATGGCGCAGGCCTATTATTCCGTGGCCTACCGGGCCAAGCCGGTGGTGCGGGCCCAGGCCCGGTTCGCACTGGACGTCAGCCCGCTGGATGCCGTGCTGAACTGGTTCCGGCGGCAGCATTGA
- a CDS encoding type II toxin-antitoxin system HicA family toxin, which produces MTLKAKNQKILALIFSHPTPAGLKWNDAAGLMAELGATITQREGSRIAVFLFDQVRVFHRPHPSPDMDKAAVASLRRWLEENGVKP; this is translated from the coding sequence ATGACACTGAAAGCCAAAAACCAGAAAATCCTCGCACTGATTTTTTCCCACCCGACGCCAGCAGGACTGAAATGGAATGATGCCGCTGGACTCATGGCCGAACTCGGTGCGACGATCACACAGCGCGAAGGGTCTCGTATCGCGGTGTTTTTGTTCGACCAGGTCCGGGTCTTTCATCGACCTCACCCGTCTCCTGACATGGACAAGGCTGCGGTTGCATCCTTACGACGCTGGCTGGAGGAAAACGGAGTCAAGCCGTGA
- the mfd gene encoding transcription-repair coupling factor, producing MEHPAPTQTPLALPSLAPTLAALKPGQRYVQPRPPGSGDALLLASLARAARHPLAAFCADPLAAQRLADEVALFDPDLRVRFLPDWETLPYDSFSPHQDLISERLRTLHALGQGTVDILIVPVTTALVRLAPPGFLAAYTFQFRQGDALDEERLRAQLTLANYSHVTQVGAPGEFCIRGGLIDLFPMGSALPYRIDLFDREIESIRSFDIDTQRSLYPVREIELLPGREFPMDEEARNRFRARFRELFEGDPSRALPYKDIGNGIAFAGIEYYLPLFFENTATLFDYLPPDTIAVTLGDVSAAIARFTQDAHNRWQFLKADPERPVLPLDMLFLDDEALHVGLRQLARLALVHDQAHPDFADCPDVAVNRRAEDPLAGLRRHLGASPLRTAICVDSAGRRETIAELLADYHLKPDATFDTWQDYLDSDARFSLIVAPLTGGFLMPPSGLAILTENDLYPAQSARPARNRRRAERHSDIDAMVRDLAELHVGDPVVHVQHGIGRYRGLVSMDLGDGPIELLHLEYAQEATLYVPVSQLHLIARYSGADPDQAPLHPLGSGQWEKARRKAARQARDTAAELLALYAQRAAREGLRFQFPTRDYQAFAEGFGFEETPDQAEAIMAVIQDMTSGRPMDRLVCGDVGFGKTEVALRAAFLAVMNGRQVALLCPTTLLAEQHAQNFATRFADWPVRIAELSRFRTGKETAKAIEGLAQGTVDIVIGTHKLLSKDVRYKQLGLVIIDEEHRFGVRQKESLKALRAEVDVLTLTATPIPRTLGMSLEGIRDFSVIATAPQKRLAIKTFVRREDGSTIREAILRELKRGGQVYFLHNEVDTIHNRRARLEELVPEARIAVAHGQMGERELEEVMKGFYQQRSNVLLCTTIIETGIDIPSANTIIIHRADKLGLAQLHQLRGRVGRSHHQAYAYLLTPGEDAITANAKKRLEAIQSMEELGAGFFLAMHDLEIRGSGEVLGESQSGNIQEIGYSLYNDMLAAAVRALKSGEEPDLDSPFSAQCEVNLHAPALLPSDYCADVQARLGLYKRLSHAADAEALTLIQEELIDRYGKLPEAGQTLLSLHRLRLLAESLGVIKIDAGESQASIQFSAQPKVEPLRVIELVQQDRQVRLNGSDRLKITFGGAVDVPGRVQKLRGLLQRLGGVTA from the coding sequence ATGGAACACCCCGCCCCCACCCAAACGCCGCTGGCCCTGCCTTCCCTGGCCCCAACGCTGGCCGCCCTGAAACCCGGCCAGCGCTACGTCCAGCCGCGCCCGCCGGGGTCTGGCGACGCCCTGCTGCTGGCATCGCTGGCGCGCGCAGCGCGGCATCCGCTCGCGGCCTTCTGCGCCGACCCCCTGGCGGCGCAGCGTCTGGCCGACGAAGTCGCTCTGTTCGACCCGGATCTGCGCGTACGATTCCTGCCGGACTGGGAAACCCTGCCCTACGACAGCTTCTCGCCGCACCAGGATCTGATTTCCGAGCGCCTGCGCACCCTGCATGCCCTGGGCCAGGGCACCGTCGACATCCTGATCGTCCCGGTCACCACCGCGCTGGTACGCCTGGCCCCGCCCGGATTCCTGGCTGCCTATACATTCCAGTTCCGTCAGGGGGACGCGCTGGACGAAGAACGGCTGCGCGCGCAACTGACGCTGGCCAACTACAGCCATGTCACGCAGGTCGGCGCCCCGGGCGAATTCTGCATTCGTGGCGGGCTGATCGACCTGTTTCCCATGGGGTCGGCCCTGCCCTACCGGATCGACCTGTTCGACCGCGAAATCGAATCCATCCGCAGCTTCGACATCGACACCCAGCGCAGCCTGTACCCGGTGCGCGAGATCGAGCTGCTGCCCGGCCGCGAATTCCCCATGGACGAGGAGGCCCGCAACCGTTTTCGCGCCCGGTTCCGGGAACTGTTCGAAGGCGACCCGTCACGCGCGCTGCCTTACAAGGACATCGGCAATGGCATCGCCTTCGCCGGCATCGAATACTACCTGCCGCTGTTTTTCGAAAACACAGCCACCTTGTTCGACTACCTGCCGCCCGACACGATCGCGGTGACCCTGGGCGATGTATCGGCCGCCATTGCGCGCTTCACCCAGGACGCGCACAACCGCTGGCAGTTCCTGAAGGCGGACCCCGAACGGCCCGTGCTGCCGCTGGACATGCTGTTCCTGGACGATGAAGCCTTGCACGTCGGGCTGCGACAGCTCGCGCGCCTGGCCCTGGTCCACGACCAGGCCCATCCGGACTTCGCGGACTGCCCGGACGTGGCCGTCAACCGCCGCGCGGAAGACCCGCTCGCGGGCCTGCGCCGACACCTGGGCGCAAGCCCCCTGCGCACCGCGATCTGTGTGGATTCCGCCGGACGGCGCGAAACCATCGCCGAACTGCTGGCCGACTACCACCTCAAGCCCGACGCGACATTCGATACCTGGCAGGATTACCTGGACAGCGATGCCCGTTTCTCCTTGATCGTCGCCCCGCTGACAGGCGGGTTCCTGATGCCGCCTTCGGGGCTGGCGATCCTGACCGAGAACGATCTCTATCCGGCGCAGTCCGCCCGCCCCGCCCGCAACCGCCGGCGCGCGGAACGGCACAGCGACATCGACGCGATGGTGCGCGATCTGGCCGAACTGCACGTGGGCGACCCAGTGGTCCATGTGCAGCACGGCATCGGCCGGTACCGGGGATTGGTCAGCATGGATCTGGGAGACGGCCCCATCGAGCTGCTGCATCTGGAATATGCCCAGGAAGCCACGCTCTACGTACCGGTCTCCCAGTTGCATCTGATTGCCCGCTACAGCGGCGCGGATCCGGATCAGGCACCCTTGCATCCGCTGGGTTCCGGCCAATGGGAAAAGGCTCGCCGCAAAGCGGCGCGGCAGGCGCGCGATACGGCGGCGGAACTGCTGGCCCTGTATGCCCAGCGCGCCGCGCGCGAAGGCCTGCGCTTCCAGTTTCCGACGCGCGACTATCAGGCCTTCGCCGAAGGTTTCGGATTCGAGGAAACCCCGGACCAGGCCGAGGCCATCATGGCCGTCATCCAGGACATGACGTCGGGCCGCCCCATGGACCGGTTGGTGTGCGGCGACGTGGGTTTTGGCAAGACCGAAGTCGCCTTGCGCGCCGCCTTCCTGGCGGTCATGAACGGACGCCAGGTTGCGCTGCTGTGCCCGACCACGCTGCTGGCCGAACAGCATGCCCAGAACTTCGCCACCCGCTTTGCCGACTGGCCGGTCCGCATCGCGGAGCTCTCGCGTTTTCGCACGGGCAAGGAAACCGCCAAGGCGATCGAAGGGCTGGCCCAAGGAACCGTGGACATCGTCATCGGCACCCATAAGCTCCTGTCCAAGGACGTACGCTACAAACAACTGGGCCTGGTCATCATCGACGAGGAACACCGCTTCGGCGTGCGCCAGAAGGAATCCCTGAAAGCCCTGCGCGCCGAAGTCGACGTGCTGACCCTGACCGCCACCCCGATCCCGCGCACGCTGGGCATGTCGCTGGAAGGCATCCGCGATTTTTCCGTGATCGCCACGGCACCGCAAAAGCGCCTGGCCATCAAGACCTTCGTGCGCCGCGAAGACGGCAGCACAATTCGCGAAGCCATCCTGCGCGAACTGAAACGCGGCGGCCAGGTGTATTTCCTGCACAACGAAGTCGATACCATCCACAACCGCCGCGCGCGGCTCGAGGAACTGGTCCCGGAAGCCCGCATCGCCGTCGCCCATGGCCAGATGGGCGAGCGCGAACTGGAGGAAGTCATGAAAGGCTTCTACCAGCAACGCAGCAACGTGCTGCTGTGCACCACCATCATCGAGACCGGCATCGATATCCCGTCGGCCAACACCATCATCATCCACCGCGCCGACAAGCTCGGCCTGGCGCAACTGCACCAGTTGCGCGGTCGCGTCGGGCGGTCCCACCATCAGGCCTACGCCTATCTGCTGACCCCCGGCGAGGACGCGATCACCGCGAACGCAAAAAAACGCCTGGAAGCCATCCAGTCCATGGAAGAACTGGGCGCCGGGTTCTTCCTGGCCATGCACGACCTGGAGATCCGCGGCAGCGGCGAGGTCCTGGGCGAGTCGCAGTCCGGCAACATCCAGGAAATCGGCTACAGCCTGTACAACGACATGCTGGCCGCCGCCGTGCGCGCGCTGAAGTCCGGAGAAGAACCCGACCTGGACAGCCCGTTCAGCGCGCAATGCGAGGTCAATCTGCATGCCCCCGCGCTGCTGCCTTCGGATTACTGCGCCGACGTACAGGCCCGCCTGGGGCTGTACAAGCGCCTATCCCACGCCGCGGACGCCGAGGCGCTGACCCTGATCCAGGAAGAACTCATCGACCGCTACGGCAAGCTGCCGGAGGCCGGGCAGACCCTGCTGTCCCTGCACCGTCTGCGCCTGCTGGCCGAGTCCCTGGGCGTCATCAAGATCGACGCGGGCGAATCCCAAGCTTCGATCCAGTTCTCCGCCCAACCGAAGGTCGAACCGCTGCGCGTCATCGAACTGGTCCAGCAGGACCGGCAGGTCCGCCTGAATGGATCCGACCGGCTGAAGATCACCTTCGGCGGTGCCGTGGACGTGCCCGGGCGGGTCCAGAAACTGCGCGGGCTGCTGCAGCGCCTGGGCGGTGTCACGGCGTAA